The following proteins are co-located in the Streptomyces sp. DT2A-34 genome:
- the eccD gene encoding type VII secretion integral membrane protein EccD, which translates to MSTGTSTGFCRITIAAPDSRVDVALPEDLPIQDLFPEIIRLSGLVQSDTSPSGYHLVTREGQVLDASRSLLEHRVRDGEVLLLRTFADSLPPAVHDDVVDAIAAAVKQDMRSWNDNLMRVAGLVAGSLLLIMLGFVFWFADPIRHDMHGLQGILAGVTALALTALAGVRARVYDDRGSAVALGISALPHALIAGSGAIAQDPGEGPGRIQFLVGCVAVLLFSVVLIMLLPQGDAPFVAAALASAIGTLAVFCGVLTEAEPREIAAGTSVVALAVVGFLPGWSARFAKLPIGFRNPEDLARARREGHEGDLEAVDVQRIVAQTSRGHELLLGLVGGCAAVIIGAGGAVLGFSSSGWAQLLALCTGLAAMLRARLFRYTAQVTCLFVAGVVTLALLVLGLAISPPADIIMELLQNNSGPVNVRTLWLGASVGVGVLLLIAIALIVPKKGLSPFWGRMLDLADSLVLLSLVPICLAVLDIYAKVRGGL; encoded by the coding sequence GTGAGCACGGGGACTTCGACAGGTTTCTGCCGAATCACCATCGCAGCACCGGACAGCCGTGTAGATGTCGCGCTGCCGGAGGACCTGCCGATCCAGGACCTCTTTCCCGAGATCATCAGGCTCTCGGGCCTGGTCCAGTCGGACACCAGCCCCTCCGGTTATCACCTTGTGACCCGCGAGGGCCAAGTGCTCGATGCGAGCCGTTCGTTGCTCGAGCACCGCGTCAGGGACGGCGAGGTGCTGCTGCTGCGCACCTTCGCCGATTCGCTGCCACCGGCCGTCCACGACGACGTGGTGGACGCGATCGCCGCCGCGGTCAAGCAGGACATGCGCAGCTGGAACGACAACCTGATGCGGGTCGCCGGCCTCGTCGCGGGGTCGCTGCTGCTGATCATGCTCGGCTTCGTCTTCTGGTTCGCGGATCCGATCCGGCACGACATGCACGGCCTCCAGGGCATCCTTGCCGGCGTGACCGCGCTCGCCCTGACGGCACTCGCCGGCGTACGGGCCCGGGTGTACGACGACCGGGGCTCCGCCGTCGCGCTCGGCATCTCGGCGCTGCCGCACGCGCTCATCGCGGGCTCCGGCGCCATCGCCCAGGACCCGGGTGAAGGCCCCGGCCGCATCCAGTTCCTCGTCGGCTGTGTCGCCGTACTGCTCTTCTCCGTCGTACTGATCATGCTGCTGCCGCAGGGCGACGCCCCGTTCGTGGCCGCCGCGCTGGCCTCTGCCATCGGCACGCTCGCCGTGTTCTGCGGGGTGCTCACCGAGGCGGAGCCGCGCGAGATCGCCGCCGGCACCTCGGTCGTCGCCCTCGCGGTCGTCGGCTTCCTGCCCGGCTGGTCGGCCCGCTTCGCCAAGCTGCCGATCGGCTTCCGCAACCCCGAGGACCTCGCCCGGGCCCGTCGCGAGGGCCACGAGGGCGACCTCGAGGCCGTCGACGTCCAGCGCATCGTCGCCCAGACCAGCCGGGGCCACGAACTGCTGCTCGGCCTGGTCGGCGGTTGCGCCGCCGTCATCATCGGCGCGGGCGGCGCGGTGCTCGGCTTCAGCAGCAGCGGCTGGGCCCAGCTGCTGGCCCTGTGCACCGGCCTCGCCGCGATGCTGCGGGCCCGCCTGTTCCGCTACACCGCCCAGGTGACCTGCCTGTTCGTGGCCGGTGTCGTCACGCTCGCCCTGCTGGTCCTCGGCCTCGCGATCTCGCCCCCGGCCGACATCATCATGGAGCTGCTCCAGAACAACTCCGGCCCGGTCAACGTACGGACCCTGTGGCTCGGCGCCTCGGTCGGCGTCGGCGTGCTGCTCCTGATCGCGATCGCCCTGATCGTGCCGAAGAAGGGGCTCTCCCCCTTCTGGGGCCGCATGCTCGACCTCGCCGACTCGCTGGTGCTGCTGTCCCTGGTCCCGATCTGCCTGGCCGTCCTCGACATCTACGCCAAGGTCCGCGGCGGTCTCTGA
- the thyX gene encoding FAD-dependent thymidylate synthase, whose product MTPTPDDDFKIDLRSDVTVELVKHSAADSDVLFAARVSTVGEQSLDELNKDPERSKGLINYLMRDRHGSPFEHNSMTFFISAPIFVFREFMRHRVGWSYNEESGRYRELQPVFYVPDASRKLVQQGRPGKYVFVEGSPEQHEFVQHAMEDSYRQAYRTYQEMLAQGVAREVARAVLPVGLFSSMYATCNARSLMHFLGLRTQHELAKVPSFPQREIEMVGEKMEAEWAKLMPLTYAAFNANGRVAP is encoded by the coding sequence GTGACCCCCACCCCCGACGACGATTTCAAGATCGATCTGCGCAGCGATGTCACCGTCGAACTGGTCAAACACAGCGCGGCCGACTCCGACGTGCTGTTCGCGGCCCGGGTGTCGACCGTCGGGGAGCAGTCCCTGGATGAGTTGAACAAGGACCCGGAGCGTTCGAAGGGCCTGATCAACTACCTCATGCGGGACCGGCACGGCAGCCCGTTCGAGCACAACTCCATGACGTTCTTCATCAGCGCCCCGATCTTCGTCTTCCGCGAGTTCATGAGGCACCGCGTCGGTTGGTCGTACAACGAGGAGTCCGGCCGGTACAGGGAGCTGCAGCCGGTGTTCTACGTGCCGGACGCCTCGCGCAAGCTCGTCCAGCAGGGCCGCCCCGGCAAGTACGTCTTCGTCGAGGGCAGCCCGGAACAGCACGAGTTCGTGCAGCACGCCATGGAGGACTCGTACCGCCAGGCCTACCGGACCTACCAGGAGATGCTCGCGCAGGGCGTCGCCCGCGAGGTCGCCCGCGCCGTCCTCCCGGTCGGCCTGTTCTCCTCGATGTACGCCACCTGCAACGCCCGCTCCCTGATGCACTTCCTCGGCCTGCGCACCCAGCACGAGCTGGCCAAGGTCCCGTCCTTCCCGCAGCGGGAGATCGAGATGGTCGGCGAGAAGATGGAGGCGGAGTGGGCCAAGCTCATGCCGCTGACGTATGCCGCCTTCAATGCGAACGGTCGTGTGGCGCCGTAG
- the dapA gene encoding 4-hydroxy-tetrahydrodipicolinate synthase: MAPTSTPQTPFGRVLTAMITPFTADGALDLDGAQRLATHLVDAGNDGLIINGTTGESPTTSDAEKSDLVRAVLEAVGDRAHVVAGVGTNDTHHSLELARTAEKVGAHGLLVVTPYYNKPPQEGLYRHFKAIADATELPVMLYDIPGRSGVPINTETIVRLAEHPRIVANKDAKGDLGRASWAIAHSGLAWYSGDDMLNLPLLSVGAVGFVSVVGHVVTPDLRALVEAYVSGDVQKATEIHQKLLPVYTGMFRTQGVMTTKAALALQGLPAGPLRAPMAECSPEEIEQLKIDLAAGGVQL, from the coding sequence ATGGCTCCGACCTCCACTCCGCAGACCCCCTTCGGGCGGGTCCTCACCGCCATGATCACGCCCTTCACGGCGGACGGCGCACTCGACCTCGACGGCGCGCAGCGGCTCGCCACGCACCTGGTGGACGCAGGCAACGACGGCCTGATCATCAACGGCACCACCGGCGAGTCCCCCACCACCAGCGATGCGGAGAAATCGGACCTGGTGCGAGCGGTACTGGAGGCCGTCGGCGACCGAGCCCACGTGGTGGCCGGCGTCGGCACCAACGACACCCACCACAGCCTCGAGCTCGCCCGCACAGCGGAGAAGGTGGGCGCACACGGGCTCCTGGTCGTCACGCCGTACTACAACAAGCCCCCTCAGGAGGGCCTGTACCGGCACTTCAAGGCCATCGCCGATGCCACCGAGCTGCCGGTCATGCTCTACGACATCCCCGGCCGCAGCGGCGTCCCGATCAACACCGAGACGATCGTCCGCCTCGCCGAGCACCCGCGGATCGTCGCCAACAAGGACGCCAAGGGCGACCTCGGCCGCGCCAGCTGGGCCATCGCCCACTCCGGCCTCGCCTGGTACTCCGGCGACGACATGCTGAACCTGCCGCTGCTCTCCGTGGGCGCGGTCGGCTTCGTCTCGGTCGTCGGCCACGTGGTCACCCCGGACCTGCGCGCGCTCGTCGAGGCGTACGTCTCCGGCGACGTCCAGAAGGCCACCGAGATCCACCAGAAGCTGCTCCCGGTCTACACCGGCATGTTCCGTACCCAGGGCGTCATGACCACCAAGGCCGCGCTCGCCCTCCAGGGCCTGCCCGCCGGACCGCTGCGCGCGCCCATGGCGGAGTGCTCACCCGAGGAGATCGAGCAGCTCAAGATCGATCTTGCCGCAGGCGGGGTACAGCTGTAG
- a CDS encoding PH domain-containing protein: MPLPFLTADRAFEAADDVALPFDDRDRWRRPYRPGPCRVGVAALWLLLASYVLFAAVIIALTGTLTDAGVVFGVALLVIAGSLRLLRMGVWVSAHGLRRVSFLVTRTVPWEQVVAVRTVQQPVRWLGLPRTVQGQALMLVRRDRAADDMPTLMTTHNADFLGRVAAFDRATDAVEAWAAENTRG, encoded by the coding sequence GTGCCCCTGCCCTTCCTGACGGCCGACCGCGCATTCGAGGCAGCCGATGACGTCGCGCTGCCCTTCGACGACCGTGACCGCTGGCGGCGCCCTTACCGTCCCGGGCCGTGCCGGGTGGGCGTGGCGGCGCTGTGGTTGCTGCTCGCCTCGTATGTGCTGTTCGCGGCCGTCATCATCGCCCTGACCGGGACGCTGACCGACGCCGGTGTCGTCTTCGGTGTCGCGCTGCTCGTCATCGCCGGTTCTCTGCGGCTGCTGCGGATGGGCGTGTGGGTGAGCGCGCACGGGCTGCGCCGGGTGAGCTTCCTCGTCACGCGTACGGTGCCCTGGGAGCAGGTCGTCGCCGTGCGGACGGTGCAGCAGCCGGTGCGCTGGCTGGGATTGCCGCGCACCGTGCAGGGGCAGGCGCTGATGCTCGTACGGCGGGATCGGGCGGCGGATGACATGCCGACGCTGATGACCACGCACAATGCGGACTTCCTGGGGCGGGTCGCGGCGTTCGACCGGGCCACCGACGCGGTCGAGGCGTGGGCTGCGGAGAACACGCGCGGCTGA
- a CDS encoding polyribonucleotide nucleotidyltransferase — translation MENETHYAEAVIDNGSFGTRTIRFETGRLAKQAAGSAVAYLDDDTMVLSATTASKNPKDQLDFFPLTVDVEERMYAAGKIPGSFFRREGRPSEDAILTCRLIDRPLRPSFKKGLRNEIQVVATIMALNPDHLYDVVAINAASASTQLAGLPFSGPIGGVRVALINGQWVAFPTHTELEDAVFDMVVAGRTLEDGDVAIMMVEAEATEKTIQLVKGGAEAPTEEVVAAGLEAAKPFIKVLCKAQADLAAKAAKPTGEFPIFLDYQDDVLEALTAAVKPELASALTIAGKQERESELDRVKALAAEKLLPEFEGREKEISAAYRSLTKALVRERVIKEKKRIDGRGVTDIRTLAAEVEAIPRVHGSAVFERGETQILGVTTLNMLRMEQQLDTLSPVTRKRYMHNYNFPPYSTGETGRVGSPKRREIGHGALAERALVPVLPTREEFPYAIRQVSEALSSNGSTSMGSVCASTMSLLNAGVPLKAPVAGIAMGLISQEIEGETHYVTLTDILGAEDAFGDMDFKVAGTKEFVTALQLDTKLDGIPASVLAAALKQARDARLHILDVMMEAIDTPDEMSPNAPRIITVKIPVDKIGEVIGPKGKMINQIQEDTGAEITIEDDGTIYIGASDGPAAEAARTTINSIANPTMPEVGERYLGTVVKTTTFGAFVSLLPGKDGLLHISQIRKLAGGKRVENVEDVLGVGAKVQVEIAEIDSRGKLSLIPVIEGEEDASEDKDDTDK, via the coding sequence GTGGAGAACGAGACCCACTACGCCGAGGCCGTCATCGACAACGGCTCCTTCGGCACCCGCACCATCCGCTTCGAGACGGGCCGCCTGGCCAAGCAGGCCGCCGGCTCCGCCGTGGCGTATCTGGACGACGACACCATGGTGCTGTCGGCCACCACCGCCTCCAAGAACCCCAAGGACCAGCTCGACTTCTTCCCCCTGACGGTGGACGTCGAGGAGCGGATGTACGCCGCCGGCAAGATCCCCGGCAGCTTCTTCCGCCGTGAGGGCCGCCCCTCCGAGGACGCCATCCTCACCTGCCGTCTGATCGACCGCCCGCTGCGCCCGTCCTTCAAGAAGGGCCTGCGCAACGAGATCCAGGTCGTCGCCACGATCATGGCGCTCAACCCCGACCACCTGTACGACGTCGTGGCGATCAACGCCGCCTCCGCGTCCACGCAGCTGGCCGGCCTGCCCTTCTCCGGCCCGATCGGCGGCGTCCGCGTCGCGCTGATCAACGGCCAGTGGGTGGCCTTCCCGACGCACACCGAGCTCGAGGACGCCGTCTTCGACATGGTCGTCGCGGGCCGCACCCTGGAGGACGGCGACGTCGCGATCATGATGGTCGAGGCCGAGGCCACCGAGAAGACCATCCAGCTGGTCAAGGGCGGCGCCGAGGCCCCGACCGAGGAGGTCGTCGCCGCCGGTCTGGAGGCCGCGAAGCCCTTCATCAAGGTCCTGTGCAAGGCCCAGGCCGACCTCGCCGCGAAGGCCGCCAAGCCGACCGGCGAGTTCCCGATCTTCCTGGACTACCAGGACGACGTCCTGGAGGCCCTCACCGCCGCCGTCAAGCCGGAGCTCGCCTCCGCGCTGACCATCGCCGGCAAGCAGGAGCGCGAGTCCGAGCTGGACCGCGTCAAGGCGCTCGCCGCCGAGAAGCTCCTGCCGGAGTTCGAGGGCCGCGAGAAGGAGATCTCCGCCGCGTACCGCTCGCTGACCAAGGCCCTGGTCCGTGAGCGCGTCATCAAGGAGAAGAAGCGCATCGACGGCCGTGGCGTGACGGACATCCGCACGCTCGCCGCCGAGGTCGAGGCCATCCCGCGCGTGCACGGTTCCGCGGTGTTCGAGCGTGGCGAGACCCAGATCCTGGGCGTCACCACCCTCAACATGCTCCGCATGGAGCAGCAGCTGGACACCCTCTCGCCGGTGACCCGCAAGCGCTACATGCACAACTACAACTTCCCGCCGTACTCCACCGGCGAGACCGGCCGCGTCGGCTCCCCGAAGCGCCGCGAGATCGGCCACGGCGCCCTCGCCGAGCGCGCCCTCGTGCCGGTCCTGCCGACGCGCGAGGAGTTCCCCTACGCGATCCGCCAGGTCTCTGAGGCGCTGAGCTCCAACGGCTCGACGTCCATGGGCTCGGTCTGCGCCTCCACCATGTCGCTGCTGAACGCCGGTGTGCCGCTCAAGGCCCCGGTCGCCGGTATCGCCATGGGCCTGATCTCCCAGGAGATCGAGGGCGAGACGCACTACGTCACCCTCACCGACATCCTCGGTGCGGAGGACGCCTTCGGTGACATGGACTTCAAGGTCGCCGGCACCAAGGAGTTCGTGACCGCCCTCCAGCTCGACACCAAGCTGGACGGCATCCCGGCCTCCGTCCTGGCCGCCGCCCTCAAGCAGGCCCGTGACGCCCGCCTCCACATCCTCGACGTGATGATGGAAGCGATCGACACGCCGGACGAGATGTCCCCCAACGCGCCGCGGATCATCACCGTGAAGATCCCGGTCGACAAGATCGGTGAGGTCATCGGCCCCAAGGGCAAGATGATCAACCAGATCCAGGAGGACACCGGCGCCGAGATCACGATCGAGGACGACGGCACCATCTACATCGGTGCCTCCGACGGCCCGGCCGCCGAGGCCGCCCGCACCACGATCAACTCGATCGCCAACCCGACCATGCCGGAGGTCGGCGAGCGCTACCTGGGCACGGTCGTGAAGACGACCACCTTCGGTGCGTTCGTCTCGCTGCTCCCGGGCAAGGACGGTCTGCTGCACATCTCGCAGATCCGCAAGCTGGCCGGCGGCAAGCGCGTGGAGAACGTCGAAGACGTGCTTGGCGTGGGCGCCAAGGTCCAGGTCGAGATCGCCGAGATCGACTCCCGCGGCAAGCTCTCCCTGATCCCCGTGATCGAGGGCGAAGAGGACGCTTCCGAGGACAAGGACGACACCGACAAGTGA
- a CDS encoding pitrilysin family protein, whose translation MTSSSSTATARTSSEARAVARTQTLIKGTNGIGTVRKTTLPGGLRVVTETLPSVRSATFGIWAHVGSRDETPALNGATHYLEHLLFKGTTRRSALDISSAIDAVGGEMNAFTAKEYTCYYARVLDADLPLAIDVVCDMLTGSLILEEDVNVERGAILEEIAMTEDDPGDCVHDLFAHTMFGDNPLGRPVLGTVDTVNALTADRIRRFYKKHYDPTHLVVAAAGNIDHNKVVRQVRAAFEKAGALKNLDATPIGPREGRRALRTAGRVELIGRKTEQAHVVLGMPGLSRTDERRWALGVLNTALGGGMSSRLFQEVREKRGLAYSVYSYTSGFADCGLFGVYAGCRPSQVHDVLKICRDELDHVAEHGLSDDEIGRAIGQLRGSTVLGLEDTGALMNRIGKSELCWGEQMSVDDMLARIAAVTPDDVRSVAREILGQRPSLSVIGPLKDKQASRLHDAVA comes from the coding sequence GTGACGTCGAGTAGCTCCACGGCGACGGCCCGCACCTCCTCGGAGGCGCGGGCCGTCGCCCGTACCCAAACCCTCATCAAGGGCACCAACGGCATCGGTACGGTCCGCAAGACCACCCTCCCCGGCGGCCTGCGCGTCGTCACCGAGACCCTGCCCTCGGTCCGCTCGGCGACCTTCGGTATCTGGGCGCACGTCGGCTCCCGCGACGAGACCCCGGCCCTGAACGGTGCCACCCACTACCTGGAGCACCTGCTCTTCAAGGGCACCACCCGCAGGTCCGCCCTCGACATCTCCTCCGCCATCGACGCCGTCGGCGGCGAGATGAACGCGTTCACGGCCAAGGAGTACACGTGCTACTACGCGCGCGTGCTCGACGCCGACCTGCCACTGGCCATAGACGTCGTCTGCGACATGCTGACGGGCTCCCTCATTCTCGAAGAGGACGTCAACGTCGAGCGGGGCGCCATCCTCGAAGAGATCGCCATGACCGAGGACGACCCGGGCGACTGTGTGCACGACCTGTTCGCGCACACCATGTTCGGCGACAACCCCCTCGGCCGCCCGGTCCTCGGCACGGTCGACACGGTCAACGCCCTCACCGCCGACCGCATCCGCCGCTTCTACAAGAAGCACTACGACCCGACCCACCTGGTCGTGGCGGCCGCGGGCAACATCGACCACAACAAGGTCGTACGACAGGTCCGCGCGGCCTTCGAGAAGGCGGGCGCCCTCAAGAACCTGGACGCCACGCCCATCGGCCCGCGCGAGGGCCGCCGCGCCCTGCGCACCGCGGGCCGCGTCGAGCTCATCGGCCGCAAGACCGAGCAGGCCCATGTCGTCCTCGGCATGCCCGGCCTGTCCCGCACGGACGAGCGCCGCTGGGCCCTGGGCGTCCTGAACACGGCGCTGGGCGGCGGCATGTCCTCCCGCCTGTTCCAGGAAGTCCGCGAGAAGCGCGGCCTGGCCTACAGCGTGTACTCGTACACCTCCGGCTTCGCCGACTGCGGCCTGTTCGGCGTGTACGCGGGCTGCCGCCCGTCGCAGGTCCACGACGTACTGAAGATCTGCCGCGACGAACTCGACCACGTCGCCGAGCACGGCCTGTCCGACGACGAGATCGGCCGCGCCATCGGCCAGCTCCGCGGCTCCACGGTCCTCGGACTGGAGGACACCGGCGCGCTGATGAACCGCATCGGCAAGAGCGAGCTGTGCTGGGGCGAGCAGATGTCCGTCGACGACATGCTGGCCCGGATAGCGGCCGTGACCCCGGACGACGTCCGCTCGGTCGCCCGCGAGATCCTGGGACAGCGGCCCTCGCTGTCGGTCATCGGCCCGCTGAAGGACAAGCAGGCGTCCCGGCTGCACGACGCGGTCGCCTGA
- a CDS encoding ribonuclease J: MSHPHPELSAPPPLPKGGLRVTPLGGLGEIGRNMTVFEYGGRLLIVDCGVLFPEEEQPGIDLILPDFSSIRDRLDDIEGIVLTHGHEDHIGGVPFLLREKPDIPLIGSKLTLALIEAKLQEHRIRPYTLEVVEGNRERIGPFDCEFVAVNHSIPDALAVAIRTPAGMVVHTGDFKMDQLPLDNRLTDLHAFARLSEEGIDLLLSDSTNAEVPGFVPPERDISNVLRQVFAGARKRIIVASFASHIHRIQQILDAAHEYGRRVAFVGRSMVRNMGIARDLGYLKVPPGLVVDVKTLDDLPDGEVVLVCTGSQGEPMAALSRMANRDHQIRIVQGDTVILASSLIPGNENAVYRVINGLTRWGANVVHKGNAKVHVSGHASAGELLYFYNICRPKNLMPVHGEWRHLRANAELGALTGVPHDRIVIAEDGVAVDLIEGKAKISGKVQAGYVYVDGLSVGDVGEPALKDRKILGDEGIISVFVVMDSSTGKITGGPHIQARGSGIEDSAFGDVIPKITETLERSAQDGVVEPHQLQQLVRRTLGKWVSDTYRRRPMILPVVVEV, from the coding sequence TTGAGTCATCCGCATCCTGAACTCAGCGCGCCCCCGCCGCTCCCCAAAGGCGGCCTGCGGGTCACCCCGCTCGGCGGCCTCGGCGAAATCGGCCGAAACATGACGGTCTTCGAGTACGGCGGCCGCCTGTTGATCGTCGACTGCGGAGTGCTCTTCCCAGAGGAGGAGCAGCCCGGAATCGACCTGATCCTGCCGGACTTCTCGTCCATCCGGGACCGCCTCGACGACATCGAGGGCATCGTCCTCACCCATGGCCACGAGGACCACATCGGCGGCGTCCCCTTCCTCCTCCGCGAGAAGCCGGACATCCCGCTGATCGGCTCCAAGCTGACCCTCGCCCTCATCGAGGCCAAGCTCCAGGAGCACCGCATCCGCCCGTACACCCTCGAGGTGGTGGAGGGGAACCGCGAGCGCATCGGCCCCTTCGACTGCGAGTTCGTCGCGGTCAACCACTCCATCCCGGACGCCCTGGCGGTAGCCATCCGCACACCCGCCGGCATGGTGGTCCACACCGGCGACTTCAAGATGGACCAGCTCCCGCTGGACAACCGTCTGACGGATCTCCACGCGTTCGCACGGCTGAGCGAGGAAGGCATCGACCTCCTCCTCTCCGACTCCACGAACGCCGAGGTCCCGGGGTTCGTTCCGCCCGAGCGCGACATCTCCAACGTCCTGCGCCAGGTCTTCGCGGGCGCCCGCAAGCGGATCATCGTGGCCAGCTTCGCCAGCCACATCCACCGCATCCAGCAGATCCTCGACGCCGCCCACGAGTACGGCCGCCGGGTCGCCTTCGTCGGCCGCTCGATGGTCCGCAACATGGGTATCGCCAGGGACCTGGGCTACCTGAAGGTCCCCCCGGGCCTGGTGGTGGACGTCAAGACGCTCGACGACCTCCCGGACGGCGAGGTCGTGCTGGTCTGCACGGGCTCGCAGGGCGAGCCGATGGCAGCCCTGTCGAGGATGGCGAACAGGGACCACCAGATCCGGATCGTCCAAGGCGACACCGTGATCCTGGCGTCCTCCCTGATCCCCGGCAACGAGAACGCGGTCTACCGGGTCATCAACGGCCTGACGCGCTGGGGCGCGAACGTCGTCCACAAGGGCAACGCCAAGGTCCACGTCTCGGGTCACGCCTCGGCTGGCGAGCTGCTGTACTTCTACAACATCTGCCGCCCGAAGAACCTGATGCCGGTGCACGGCGAGTGGCGCCACCTGCGCGCCAACGCCGAACTGGGCGCCCTCACCGGCGTTCCGCACGACCGGATCGTCATCGCCGAGGACGGCGTGGCCGTCGACCTCATCGAGGGCAAGGCGAAGATCTCCGGCAAGGTGCAGGCGGGCTACGTGTACGTCGACGGCCTCTCGGTCGGTGACGTGGGCGAACCGGCGCTCAAGGACCGCAAGATCCTGGGCGACGAGGGCATCATCTCGGTCTTCGTGGTGATGGACTCCTCCACTGGCAAGATCACGGGCGGCCCGCACATTCAGGCTCGCGGCTCCGGCATCGAGGACTCCGCCTTCGGCGACGTCATCCCGAAGATCACGGAGACGCTGGAGCGATCGGCCCAGGACGGTGTGGTCGAACCCCACCAGCTGCAGCAGCTGGTGCGCCGAACCCTGGGCAAGTGGGTCTCGGACACGTACAGGCGCAGGCCGATGATCCTCCCTGTCGTGGTGGAGGTCTGA
- the rpsO gene encoding 30S ribosomal protein S15, with translation MPLDAATKKQIITEFGTKEGDTGSPEVQVAMLSRRISDLTEHLKTHKHDHHSRRGLLILVGQRRRLLQYLAKKDIQRFRTLVDRLGIRRGAAGAK, from the coding sequence GTGCCGCTCGACGCCGCTACGAAGAAGCAGATCATCACCGAGTTCGGTACCAAGGAGGGCGACACCGGCTCCCCCGAGGTCCAGGTCGCGATGCTCTCGCGCCGTATCTCGGACCTGACCGAGCACCTCAAGACCCACAAGCACGACCACCACTCGCGCCGTGGCCTGCTCATCCTGGTCGGTCAGCGCCGCCGCCTTCTCCAGTACCTGGCGAAGAAGGACATCCAGCGCTTCCGTACGCTGGTCGACCGCCTCGGCATCCGCCGCGGTGCGGCGGGCGCCAAGTAA
- the dapB gene encoding 4-hydroxy-tetrahydrodipicolinate reductase, translated as MSKLRVAVLGAKGRIGSEAVRAIEAAEDMELVAALSRGDKLETLAETGAQVAVELTTPDSVMANLDYCVGHGIHAVVGTTGWTDERLAQLKGWLAGSPETGVLIAPNFSIGAVLTMKFAQLAAPYFESVEVVELHHPKKVDAPSGTATRTAQLIAEARRAAGTAPAPDATETALDGARGASVDGIPVHAVRLRGLLAHQEVLLGGEGETLTVRHDSLHHSSFMPGILLGARRVVTTPGLTFGLEHFLDLG; from the coding sequence ATGAGCAAGCTGCGCGTGGCGGTCCTCGGTGCCAAGGGCCGCATCGGCTCCGAGGCCGTACGGGCGATCGAGGCCGCCGAGGACATGGAGCTGGTCGCCGCCCTGAGCCGGGGCGACAAGCTGGAGACCCTGGCGGAGACAGGCGCCCAGGTCGCCGTCGAACTGACCACGCCGGACTCGGTGATGGCCAACCTCGACTACTGCGTGGGCCACGGCATCCACGCCGTCGTCGGTACGACGGGCTGGACCGACGAGCGCCTCGCGCAGCTGAAGGGCTGGCTGGCCGGCTCCCCGGAGACCGGCGTGCTCATCGCGCCGAACTTCTCCATCGGGGCCGTCCTGACGATGAAGTTCGCGCAGCTCGCCGCGCCCTACTTCGAGTCGGTGGAGGTGGTCGAGCTGCACCACCCGAAGAAGGTGGACGCCCCGAGCGGTACGGCCACCCGCACCGCCCAGCTCATCGCGGAGGCCCGCCGCGCCGCCGGCACGGCCCCCGCGCCGGACGCCACGGAGACCGCCCTCGACGGCGCGCGCGGTGCCAGCGTCGACGGGATCCCGGTGCACGCCGTCCGCCTGCGCGGCCTCCTGGCCCACCAGGAGGTCCTCCTCGGTGGCGAGGGCGAGACCCTCACGGTCCGCCATGACTCCCTCCACCACAGCAGCTTCATGCCGGGCATCCTGCTCGGCGCCCGCCGCGTGGTGACCACTCCGGGCCTGACCTTCGGCCTGGAGCACTTCCTGGACCTCGGCTGA